The following nucleotide sequence is from Bos taurus isolate L1 Dominette 01449 registration number 42190680 breed Hereford chromosome 3, ARS-UCD2.0, whole genome shotgun sequence.
TTGACCTAATGATTTTGTCTTAGTTTCAatcttagtttttctttgtttcaagaaaacaaagaacCTGAACCTGATTCCAAGAACCTGATATCCAAGAACCTGATTctctttttcacacacacaaacatgcacagaTCTAATAACCACTAAACATTTGTATCTAAAGCTCAGTTGGAATTATGGGGAAGAAATGAGCTCCAAAAATATAATGTAAGTTTTTCAGTTCTCAAGGAGACTATCATCTAGTTAGGTAGACAGGAGATGCTCATAGGAAACCAACACACAAcaactgtgtatatatatatgtatgaatgagtgcatgctcagtcgcttcagttgtgtctgactctttgtgactctatggactgtagtctgccagtctcctctgtccatgggatgctccaggcaagaatactggagtgggtttgccatgccctcctccaggagatattttccacccagggattgaacccaggtggaTTCTgaactcactgagccacctgggaatcctatatatatatatatatatatatatatatatacatgtattcatatacaacaattatatatatagtatatattatattaatatatatgtatataatagacTAGTCCCTTAGCCAAATCACAGTCTAATTGAAAAGGACATAGACACACAGAAAGTTATTAATGCATAGAAAGCAAATATATGAAAGGAATAAAGGAATACAACaacaattacatatatatatatataggcattagAAATTTGGGCCCTGAGCAATTGTAGTTCATTCTTATAGGTATCTGAGTCATTCATTGTAGCCCATATTTTCATATACTGTTCATAGTCTGATAAACCACAAGCCACAAGTCCAAATGTTGTCCCTCCAGGTACAACAGTCCTCTCCCTGAAGGCTTGGCAAACTTAGATCTTCTTTATCACTATATCTCTCTGGGCTGAGAGGACTTGATGGGATTGCTTCAAGCCTATTAAATAGAATCCTCTTGAGGACAGCAATGCTAACTATCTTGATCATCACTGTTCTCTGTGTTCATAAAACAGTACTTGGAATGTAGTATCCAGAAGTTTGTTTCCTGATAGGCTTGTCCCTTGTCTCCCTACACAGTCCTCTGTACTTCATGTCtaagttttgatttcctcagaATTTACCtggacctggagaaggaagtggcaacccactccagtattcttgcctggagaatcccatggacaagagggcctggcagactacagtccacggggttgcaatagtcagacacgacttagcgactaaaccaccacccccaccacatgcaggtgacatcacccttatggcagaaagcaaaaagaaactggggaaactcttgatgaaagtgaaagaggagagtgaaaaagctggcttaaaactcaacattcagaaaactaagaccatggcatccggtcctatcactttatggcaaatagacagggaaacaatggaaagagtgacagactttattttcttgggctccaaagtcactacaaatggtgactgcagccatgaaattataagacgtttgctccttggaagaaaagccatgaccaacctaaacaacatattaaaaagcacagacattactttgccaacaaaggtccaactagtcatagctatggtttttccagtagtcatgtatggatgtgagggctggaccataaagaaggctgagcaccaaagaattgatgcttttgaactgtggtgttggagaagactcttgagagtcccttgactgcaaggagatcaaaccagtcaatcttacaggaaatcagtcctgaaaattcattggaaggactaatgctgaagctaaagctccaatactttggctatctgatgcaaagaactgactccttggaaaagaccctgatgctgggaaaaactgaaagcaggaagagaaggggatgtcagaggatgagataattggatggcatcactgactcgaaggacatgagtttgaacaagctctgggaattggtgatggacagggaagcctggtgtcctgtagtccatggggtcacaaagaatcagacatgactaagctactgaagttaactgaactgaactgggaggtACTCTGGGTAATATAGAGACTTGAATAATATCTGCTTCTTGACATTCAAAGATTCTTAATTTAGCAggtaacacacacatatgtaaatgaCTTAAATACAGCACAAattgctgtttaaaaaataaactaaatgcataaggaagtttaaaaaaaaaaaaaagaatttacctgGAGACTCTGTGAAGCCCATCTCCCACTCCAAACACGTACAGTCTTCTAGACCCAGTTTTAGGGCTCTGAGACTTCGAGGCTCTGACTCTTCCCTTACTCAGCACTCTCTGTATTTCTTCTGAGCTAGGTTCTTGGACATGGGAAAATGTCATGGGAAGTAGCAAGGATGGTTGGGAGTGGATCACTGATACTGAGAGAGAGAGTCAGGTTGTTTAGCCCAAATTATATCTAGACATCTCCATGCTTTCAGTGCAGGGGAAATAGGTTCAATCTGTAGTCAaagaaccacaatcccacagTGGCTAGAATGAAAagcacattacagaaagttaatcaggatgaaaaatCACAGGGTTATGTCCCAGATTAAGGGACAAGATAaagccccagaaaaacaactaaaggaagtagagataggcaaccttccagtaaaagaattcagaataatcatGGTGaagataatgatagtaaagatcaTAGGATCTCAGaaatagaatggagaagatggaaaaaatgTTTGCCAAAGACCTGTAAGAACTAAAAAACCAACAGAGATGAAccatacactagaaggaatcagtagcagaataactgaggcagaagaacagataagtgacctGGAGGACTTCATGGTGAAAATcgctgccacagaacagaatatagaaaaaagaatgaaaacaatgaaTACCAGACTGAGAGGCCTCTGAGACAACAGTAAACACTCCagcatttgcattataggggtcccagaaggagaagagagaaaggaccgaagaaaatatttgaaaagtagatgaaaatttccctaacatggaaaagaaatagttaaacaagtccaggaagtgcagagtcccaggcaggataaattcaaggaggaacacactgagacacacacatagtaatcaaactgacaaacgttaaagacaaagataaaatattaaaagcaacaagggaaaaatgacaaataacatataagggaaCTCCCATGAGGTTGtaagctgatttctcaacagaaactctacaagccagaagagaatggtatgatatatttaaagtgaagaaagaaaaacctgCAACTAAGAATACATTACCCAGCAAGACTCCCaatcagatttgatggagaaatcaaaagctttccaaacaagcaaaagttaagtgaattcagcaccaccaaaccagctttacaacaaatgctaaagaaacttctctaggcaggaaacacaagagaaggaaaagacatacacaaaataaacctaaaacaattaagaaaatggtaacaggatcatacatatggaaaattaacttaaatgtaaatgaattaaatacacCAACCACAAGACTTAGACTGACGGGGTGGATgagaacatgtgcatgtatgcacttacACTTATCATAGCACTCTACTTAACTCCCcaaatttatgtaatttttttatattgctaggttaatcatgtttctaTAATGCCTTGCAATTGtagttatcttttattttttgtctggctattgattgtgaaactAAAACATCTTTTGTTATTGTCATTATGTAATTAGTGGCTGTTTAATACCATTGGCCATTTttctggtcaacagaaaaataaaagaattccaTATCACTAAAACTAccttttaatagaaaaacctgtagtcacttttcaaaatccagatgcatattagaattatcttggaaatttttgaaaaatgcaaattctgaggGACTGCTTTTTATTTCCAAAGCTCCAGTTGCATTTCTAATGAGCcaccatgtttaaaaacaactggatatATGATGACCTTTTACTTTTATCTGGTCTGTttcaatttttctatttcatgttcAGTGCTTcatgttttagtttcatttagtttatgttttccagtttctccatcatttttttttttgatgttctctctcaagcctttatcaagcatagtagaaaagccttggtatacatatatatatatagtttgtataatatatatattttagaaaatatataattttttgctTAGCTAAAACACTTATGACTTTTTGCCTTCACTTGTTTGAcctagtatgaatagaatgctagatttctaatttatattcactcaaaactttgatatagttccacATATTTTGGCCTCTAGGATCACTGCTGGTAATCTAGAAAGTTTATTatcttagatttaaaaaaaaactgaatgaggcttgaaagttctaatccaattctgagaatataaaggaatactatgttgttaaaacaaacaaacagggagCTAACttgtgatacagtattattagctgaaatacagattttgttcaaatttcacacaaaatgcatatatatatatgctatactTTATTTGGCAGAAAGGTAATTATAAGACAAACTAAAATTTTATGCAACGTATTTATGATCATTATAGCATGGTGCATCTTAATTCCTGTTAGAAAATATActtttgaaataatcatatgaagCACTTATTTGTACCAAATCCAAAGGTAGGGATATTAAGCCTGTTTTTCCAAGTTTTGCAAAGGGCCAAATGAAAATAcagtttaaataataataataataatacaagagTGTAGCAGAACCAGAACTCAGAGATGGAGTCCTGGAGCTCCTCTTCCTTGTCTTCCCTTTTGACTCCCACTTTCTCACCCTTCAGTTTTCCACATCCTGAAAGTGGTAGAAGAATTCCAAAACACTGCATACATACTCTCTGGGCCACTCCTAATCTCCAACCAATATCTCATTTCTTTGCAGAGTCTCCTCCCAAAGTGCGACTGGTGAGAGGTCCCCATCGCTGTGAAGGGCGGGTGGAAGTGGAACGGAATGGCGAGTGGGGCACTGTGTGTGACAACGGCTGGAACATGAAAGACGTGGAAGTGGTGTGCCGGGAGCTGGGCTGTGGAGCAGCCAAGGGGACACCAAGTCGTAATTTGTATAAGCCACTGgcagatgaaaaacaaaaaatcttcatCCAAGACGTCAACTGCAATGGGACGGAGGATGAATTGATTGAATGTGACCGGGTGGAAGACGTTTTTGATTGCTCCCACAGCGAGGATGCAGGGGCAATATGTGAGAGTGAGTATGGCAGGACTCAAAGACTATATGCCAACTGCCCATACCCCGCATGACCACTCTTTGTCCTCTTTATCTTTATTCTCCACCATGAACTAATGGTTAACTGattcctgtcctttatttctCACCGTTTCTCAACTGTGGACCCTGGAGACAAACATATCCTCATCTAGAACTGTTACTCCTCCTTGGTTGAGcagtggcactagtgataaagaacccacctgccaatgcagagacttaagagatgtgggttcagtccctgggtggggaagatcccctggaggagggcacagcaacccactccagtattcttgcctggagcatccaaGGGACAAAGGAGttcggtgggctacagtccatagggtcacacagagttggacatgactgaagcgacttagcacgcatttGATTGACCTAATGATTTTGTCTTAGTTTCAatcttagtttttctttgtttcaatcTATCCAAGAACCTGATTCTCttcttcacacacacaaatatgcacaGATCTAATAACCACTAAACATATGTATCTAAAGCTCAGATGGAGTTATGGGGAAGAAATGAGCTCCCAAAATATAATGTAAGTTTATCAGTTCTCAAGGAGTCTATCATCTAGTTAGGTAGACAGGATATGCTCATAGGAAACCAACACACAagaattgtgtatatatacatatgcatgagtgcatgctcagtcacttcagttgtgtctgagtctttgtgaccctatggactgtagtctgccagtctcctctgtccatgggatgctccaggcaagaatactggagtgggttgccgtgccctcctccaggacatcttttccactcaggaattgaacccagacaggtttcctgagtctcctgcattgcaggtggattctgtacccactgagccacctgggaagccaatacatacacacacacacacatatacaacaaTTGTATACATATAATTGCTATATTTCTTTATTCCATTCATATATTTGCTGTCTATGCATTAATAATTTTCTGCGTGTCTATCTACTTTTCCATTAGACTGTGATTTGCCTAAGGGACTAGTCTATGTTTCTCTTTGTTATCCCACAGTTTGTTATTAGACAAACAGTCACCAAATGTTTGTGCCCGATGCTGACGTCTCATTCTTATTTCTGAGAAAGATTCAGAGTTAGGAGCCCCCTTATGTGGGAAGGCTATGTTCTTGCAGGGAGCAGAAACTTAATCTTTCTTTTCCCACAATTCCAGGGACTGTGAGGCTGGTTGATGGCCCTGGGCGCTGCAAGGGGCGCTTGGAGGTGAAGCACCAAAAGCAATGGGGCACCGTGTGCAAAGCAGGCTGGAATCTCTCAGCTGCGAAGGTGGTGTGCCGGCAACTGGGGTGTGGGAAGGCCACACTGATCAAAAGATGTTGTAACAAGGATACCCAGGGCCAAGGACTCATCTGGCTGAGCAATGTATCATGCTCAGGACAGGAAGAAGACCTTCAACACTGCCTTTCTGGGCTTGAGGGGTATAATAACTGCACCCATGATGAGGATACATGGGTTGAATGTGAAGGTAATACCTATAAGTCCAGTGACTAGGTTTATTCATGAATTTGATTAAATAGAGTTCTATTTAATCAGTGTTTATAAAGAACtactctggtagctcagctggtaaagaatctgactacaatacaggagaccctggtttgattcctgggtctggaagatcccctggagatggataGGTTACCTACTttagaattcttgggcttccctggtgtgtcagatggtaaagaatctgcccacaatgtggaagacctgggttcaatccctgggttgggaagatcccctggaggaggtcagggCAACCaagtccattattcttgcctggagaatcctcatggacagaggagcagagtcaaacaggactgagtgactaagcttaGCACTCATGGAGCAAATAACCATGGCAAAGCTATTTAATTGTGCTGCTCAtcaattttctagtttttaaaatgtagctaATGATACTTGCCTTTGTACATGAAAATGCTTTAAACAGTATTAagtgctgctcctgctgctgctgctgctgcgtcgcttcagtcgtgtctgactctgtgcgaccccatagacagcagccaaccaggcttcccctctctgggattctccaggcaagaacactggagtgggttgccatttccttctccaatgcatgaaagtgaaaagtgaaagtgaagtcactcagtcatgtccaactctagcgaccccatgaactgcagcccaccaggctcctctgtccatgggattttctaagcaaaagtactggagtggggtgccattgccttctccagtattaagtgctaaattaatataaaatataattatattgaaTTGTATATAATAGGGATAGGACACACAATTCCATGTACTTGTTGaactcttcaattaaaaaaaaaactactagaaaGTCATTCATAAGTATTAGACTTTTATAAACTAGATGGGAAAGTAAAAGGTCTTATTTAAGAAATAGACCTGGGGCACATGGATTGGAAACTAGAACAAGGGctattatcacagaaatgcaggCAGGTAGAGAGCTTCAGAAGTGCTGATGGGATTTGAATGAGGATGTAgatgatgttttgttttttttttttcttctttccatgcCCCACTCCATCCCCTGACCCTGCAGATCCCTTTAAATTGAGGCTGGTAAATGGAGACACCAGCTGCTCTGGAAGACTGGAGGTGCTGCATAAGGGCATATGGGGCTCTGTCTGTGATGACGGCTGGGCGAAAAAGGAGGAGCAGGTGGTGTGCCAGCAACTGGGCTGTGGAAAGCCAATCTTTGTACCTGCCAAAGCACGGAAAAAGTTTGTCCCTGGAAATGGGCGCATCTGGCTAGATGATGTCCATTGCAAAGGGGAAGAGCAGTCCCTGGAGCAGTGTCAGCATAGGTCCTGGGGGTATCATGACTGCAACCACAAGGAAGATGTGGTTGTATTCTGCTTGGGTAAGCTCCGTAGATTGAACCCTTGGGGACTGGCATGGAGGGAGGTGAAGAAGCGGGTGGTGGGGTGTGAACTCTGAGGGTAAGTGTTATTCTACTACTGCTGCGCAGCTGCCCATAATAGTTAGCTACTTTGTGTTACTTCAAGGGATTACTTGAGACTCCTAGTCATGGATAGAATgataataatagtttaaaaatccCATACCATACAGTTATTGCATGTGAGAACAAAAGAGGTTTTGAAAATTATTGAATTGACACCTTTATATTAAATCTGAAGAGAGTAAGAGTCAGAGAAAAGAAGCAACTTTCCAAAAtcataaaaattgttttcaaatgaTGGAGCAGAAATAAAATGACCAGTCTTGGCTCAGCCCAGGATTAGTTGACTTAGAGGACCCCAGGTCTCAAACTGTAAGTTAGAACTGTAGGAGATGGTCCCACTTCCTTCTACCTATTGTCACTACCCAGATTTTAAATTGATCTGTGGgaatggggctgggggagggggctctTTGTGAATATCCATAAGAGTGTCTTTTCAGAGAAGCCAGGGTTCCAGCTGTAAATTGTAGACCTCCCTctactgttgggcttcccttgtggctcagctagtaaagaatctgcctgcaatgtgggagacctgggtttgatcctgggatggcaagatcccttggagaagggaaaggctacccactccagtattctggcctatggaattccatggacagtatagtccatggggtctcaaagtgttggacatgactgagcaactttaactttcacttcacaggagAGTAAAGGCAGAAAACTTGTCCCCATATGAGTCAGGAAATGCAAAGCATAGCCCTTGGGTGGCTGACTCAAGAAAGTCACAACTCTGAAGCCCAGCTTTGTAATAGTGTGGGATGTGGCATGCAGGGCTGCCTGGTTACCTACTCAGGGAATTGTGTAAGAGCTGAGAGATGATCAAAAATATGAAGAGCAGCTAGTGCCCAGAAAAGGAGGGCTTTAGTGATGGAAGTCTAGTGTTTGAGTCTTGAGCCTGCCATTCTGAGGCTAGTTAATCTTAGCTAGTCAAAAGGAGATACTTGTTCCATTTCTCTGGAAGAGCTTTGTGATTGTGGAGGGTGAGAAGTGCTAATATAAGTGAATATGGTTTGTGACTCACATGGGAGCTGGTTGAATACATCTGGGGCACTGAACTAGATTCTGACGTGGTTCACATCAGTGTGAGATAGGTATGTGATTAGGATCTGGGAGGGCCTCCCTTTCCTATTCTGGGAACCAGTCTTCTTTCTTGACCTCTTTGAGTTTGAATGAAATAATCCCTTCTTGACATGTCCTCATCCTTACTGTACATTCTTCTTCTCTTTACAGAAGGGCAGCCTGACATTTGATGTTTGGCCTGACTCCTGCAGGGCCTGAGTGTCCTTTGCTTTCTCCTGGCCTCAAATGGCTTAGTGCAAGTGCTGGGCCTGCAGGCTCAGCTCCCACTCCCTCAGCCCCTAAGCAAGAATCTGAACACTCTGCTCTCAGAGCCAAGTACCCCCATCACCTCCTGGAGATATGAGTTGTTGAATTCTCTCTTGCCAAGGAAGATGACCTCCCAGTCACCTGCTCTTCACTGCTGACCCTCTGGCATTGATTCTGGCCCCTCCTGCTTCTTTTTAACCAGCCTGGGATCCCCAGGTCTGTTCATTTGACCACTACAGGACATTTCTAAGGCCAAACCTACATGTCTGTAAAGAACATGAAAGGAAGGAGACAACAAAAGGAACATTTGAAGGGGAATATGGGTAAATAATGAGATGAAACTTGAGGGAAAGCTCTTTGAATGCTTTTTCTCAAGCCTTCAACACTTTTTCTTAACCTTCAACAATTAACATCTCACTATTCTCCTGTGGTCTGATAGAAACAGACACATTCTTTCAAGAGCAGAGCAGTATCCTGTAATCCTAGACCTTTTCATGACACTTGGAAAAGAAATATCACACCCTCTGAATGCCCATAATAAAATACCTTTGTTGACTATCCATATACAACTTGCCAACATGGTGTGCATTTAACAAGAAGAATCccacaaatgtattttaatttcccCAGGAAAAATGTATGGACCTGAGactagaaggaaaaggaagagatgcAGAAAGAATTTGGGGGAATCCATCATTGTGCCTCATGCCAATCGGATGATATCATTTTGTCAACTCAGATTTTAGGGTCTGTAAGTCTGATGCAAGACAGAATGATACTAAGGAGAGAATCATGGCTTGGTTCTACAAACTAAAAACCTCAGGCTCTGAGACTGAGTTGAGTACCTGTTATGTGTCTGCGTTTATGCTTGCTAATAAAGTAGATGTTAAACAGTCTCAAGAGTTGCCTCTCTGTGTGGTATGCTCTTTCTACCCAAGGGGAAAGCAGGTGCATCAGTTTACAGGGGTGGCCTTACAGGTAGGATTAGCTAGAAGAGAACCTGCTGGCAGATGCAGTCATGTGTGTAATATAGTTCTCTCCTCTGGATGGAGAACTTTCTCCCTATTTCCTATCATGGGAAAAATAGAGAAACTTAGCTTAACAAAAGAGAAGAAGATGACCTAATAGACACTTTGATATCGATCGTGTCTGCTCAAAGAGATTTTGCCTCTGTTTGATCAGTTATCTCAGGTCTTCCTGATTTTCCTCACAGATTAGTATCATGGTCCCTAAACCATGTAATAtcaattgggttggccaaaagttcatttgggttttcccataacatcttatggacaaatctgaatgaact
It contains:
- the CD5L gene encoding CD5 antigen-like precursor — encoded protein: MALFFFLIFAFSTGPGLLESPPKVRLVRGPHRCEGRVEVERNGEWGTVCDDGWNLKDVEVVCRELGCGAAKGTPSGNLYKPLADEKQKIFIQDVNCNGTEDELIECDRVEDVFDCSHSEDAGAICEKSPPKVRLVRGPHRCEGRVEVERNGEWGTVCDNGWNMKDVEVVCRELGCGAAKGTPSRNLYKPLADEKQKIFIQDVNCNGTEDELIECDRVEDVFDCSHSEDAGAICERTVRLVDGPGRCKGRLEVKHQKQWGTVCKAGWNLSAAKVVCRQLGCGKATLIKRCCNKDTQGQGLIWLSNVSCSGQEEDLQHCLSGLEGYNNCTHDEDTWVECEDPFKLRLVNGDTSCSGRLEVLHKGIWGSVCDDGWAKKEEQVVCQQLGCGKPIFVPAKARKKFVPGNGRIWLDDVHCKGEEQSLEQCQHRSWGYHDCNHKEDVVVFCLEGQPDI